The sequence CGCAGACTTTTTATTTACCAGTTTTGCCGGCTTTTTATTGGTTGCAATCATTTGCTTGCCTTCCTGATTTGAAGTTCTTCTGTTTTAATTACGATAAACAGACCTTAGGCACGTTAGCCGGTTTTCACCGTAGGATTATGTTTCAACCCTTATGGCAACCATTACAGCCACCCCTTCGCTTTTTGCCCATTCTTACTCCCACTTCCCAACAGTTCCCTTTACAGGAAACCTGCCCTATTCACAGGGCGGTACATGGGGTTCCCCTGTTGCCACTTTTGGACACGGATGGGTTAGCGTCGAACTTTTCACCGAACATGTTGGTTGTCCACGTAAACTGATTTACAAGCAGTTTAACCCATGTCGTTGCCTTTTGGCTGAAGCTTTTCAAACTCTTAAGCTTCTTGTAAATTACGATGATTCAAGTGTTCGTTCAATTACTTTACGCATACCACCCAACCTAGCCCTACACCGATTGAGTTTATCGGTTCTTTCAAGTTCCTCACGGACTTCAAAAGCCAGTCACAAGACTGCTCGGTACATTGTCCCGGGGGCTTCCTACCCCTCAGTTACCTAAGACGCAGGCCCCGGTAGGTTACTACCCGTGGAAGGGTAGGTTTAACTTATGGTTTCCCATAAAAACAATCCAAAAGTGACCTTTGCAGGTCGCACTGTAAAGCTTTACATAACTTAGGTTATGCATAGCTGAGTATTATGTAAAGTATGTAACAATTTATTGCTTGTATTTCCAACCGAGCAACGATTTTTCTGTCACATAACTTTACATAATAAACTGGGTTAAAATTGCTTAAGCCAGTCAAGTAGGTGCTCATTCGACAGCCAAACAGGTGCTTTTTCAGGCACAACGGATATATAAGCCTTTTGAATAGCTTCTCGTTTGGCACGAGAATCGGCCCGGGCGTAGATCTCTGTCGTTTGAACAGATACATGACCTAGAATATCCCTTATGTATACAAGATTAACACCAGCCTGCAACAAATGAATTGCTTTTGAATGCCGCAGCACGTGACAACTGATCTTACCTGACAAATGAACATCGCTGTTTATCTTGGCCATTGTCACATATTTGAACAGAATATAATTCACTCCAGCACGGGTAAGTTTATCACCTCGGTTATTAAAGAACAAGGGATGCTCATTATTGCAAGCCTGGCCAAGTTCGTGCTCTGCCAGGTAAGGTTTTAACAACTTTACCTGCTCGTCAAGCATTGGGACGATTCGGGTCTTATTACCTTTACCGGAGATTCGGATAGTACTCAGTTTATCAAGTCTCAGACTGGATGGCTTCAAATCAATGATCTCCTGTACCCGTGCACCTGTATCGTACATCAGGGAAAGCAAAGC is a genomic window of Chitinophaga sp. LS1 containing:
- a CDS encoding site-specific integrase — translated: MKPTDFSKYLSGFLMGYLSHERGASKNTICAYRDTFVLFIAYMETQNIMVSRLTLQTITQATVVGFLDWLQVERKNGNATRNARLAAIHAFFSYIQYQHPEHLHECQKILNIPMKRKVSVPMNYLSVDAIKVLLQQPDIRTIKGRRDLALLSLMYDTGARVQEIIDLKPSSLRLDKLSTIRISGKGNKTRIVPMLDEQVKLLKPYLAEHELGQACNNEHPLFFNNRGDKLTRAGVNYILFKYVTMAKINSDVHLSGKISCHVLRHSKAIHLLQAGVNLVYIRDILGHVSVQTTEIYARADSRAKREAIQKAYISVVPEKAPVWLSNEHLLDWLKQF